The Streptomyces pactum genome contains a region encoding:
- a CDS encoding YbaK/EbsC family protein yields MHAPIGNFDSAKPAPDALDELTRPVADAVRHWRGGVPADQIVYVDTDPEWADTATFVEHYGRELLAQSANCVVVTGKRGGGTTPAACVVLSTTRVDVNGVVRRHLGARKASFASMDMATGETGMEYGGITPVGLPGDWPVLVDSAVVDLPYVLVGSGRRRGKLLVPGKAFAELPGAVVLEGLGVA; encoded by the coding sequence CAAGCCCGCCCCGGACGCCCTCGACGAGCTGACCCGGCCGGTCGCCGACGCCGTGCGCCACTGGCGTGGCGGTGTTCCCGCCGACCAGATCGTCTACGTCGACACCGACCCGGAGTGGGCCGACACCGCCACCTTCGTCGAGCACTACGGCCGTGAGCTGCTCGCACAGTCCGCCAACTGCGTCGTGGTCACCGGCAAGCGGGGCGGCGGCACCACGCCGGCCGCCTGCGTGGTGCTCTCCACCACCCGGGTCGACGTCAACGGTGTCGTCCGCCGTCACCTCGGCGCGCGCAAGGCCTCCTTCGCCTCGATGGACATGGCGACCGGCGAGACCGGCATGGAGTACGGCGGCATCACCCCGGTCGGTCTGCCCGGCGACTGGCCCGTGCTGGTGGACTCGGCCGTCGTCGACCTGCCGTACGTCCTCGTCGGCAGCGGACGCCGGCGCGGCAAGCTGCTGGTGCCGGGCAAGGCCTTCGCGGAACTGCCGGGAGCCGTCGTACTGGAGGGGCTGGGCGTCGCCTGA
- a CDS encoding cation diffusion facilitator family transporter, translating to MSDPHRQHRGHRHHHPHHPDDGAHTPGHRSPARPWHRLAPHSHDSADHLDSALESSARGLRALWVSLAVLGATALAQAAVVVVSGSVALLGDTVHNIADALTAVPLGIAFVLGRRAATRRFTYGYGRAEDLAGIVIVLTIAASAVLAAWTAVDRLLDPRPVAHVPAVAVAALVGFAGNEWVARYRIRVGRAIGSAALVADGLHARTDGYTSLAVLLSAGGAALGWRLTDPVVGLAITAVIVLVLRNAAREVFRRLMDAVDPVLVDRAERVLAEVPGVRGVGELRLRWIGHRLRAEVALVVDGEATVRQAHRIAVEAEHALLHAVPRLTAALVHADPAPAPGEADPHLALAHHTTA from the coding sequence GTGAGCGACCCGCACCGGCAGCACCGCGGCCATCGGCATCACCACCCCCACCACCCCGACGACGGGGCCCACACCCCCGGCCACCGCTCCCCCGCCCGCCCCTGGCACCGCCTCGCCCCGCACTCCCACGACAGTGCCGACCACCTGGACTCGGCCCTGGAGTCCTCGGCCCGCGGGCTGCGCGCCCTGTGGGTGTCACTGGCGGTGCTCGGCGCGACGGCGCTGGCGCAGGCGGCCGTGGTGGTGGTCTCCGGGTCGGTGGCGCTGCTCGGCGACACGGTGCACAACATCGCGGACGCGCTGACCGCCGTACCGCTGGGCATCGCCTTCGTCCTGGGCCGGCGCGCGGCCACCCGGCGCTTCACTTACGGTTACGGGCGGGCGGAGGACCTGGCCGGCATCGTCATCGTCCTGACGATCGCCGCGTCCGCGGTCCTGGCGGCGTGGACGGCGGTGGACCGGCTGCTCGACCCGCGTCCGGTCGCGCACGTACCGGCGGTCGCGGTGGCCGCCCTGGTCGGCTTCGCCGGCAACGAGTGGGTGGCCCGCTACCGCATCCGCGTGGGCCGGGCGATCGGCTCCGCCGCACTGGTCGCCGACGGACTGCACGCCAGGACGGACGGCTACACCTCGCTGGCCGTACTGCTGAGTGCGGGGGGCGCGGCGCTGGGCTGGCGACTCACCGACCCCGTCGTGGGGCTGGCGATCACGGCCGTGATCGTGCTGGTCCTGCGGAATGCGGCGCGCGAGGTGTTCCGGCGTCTGATGGACGCCGTCGATCCGGTGCTGGTGGACCGGGCCGAGCGCGTACTGGCCGAGGTGCCCGGCGTGCGCGGGGTGGGTGAGCTGCGGCTGCGCTGGATCGGGCACCGGCTGCGGGCCGAGGTGGCCCTGGTGGTGGACGGCGAGGCGACGGTCCGGCAGGCGCACCGCATCGCCGTCGAGGCGGAGCACGCCCTGCTGCACGCCGTGCCGCGGCTCACCGCCGCCCTCGTCCACGCCGACCCGGCACCGGCCCCGGGTGAGGCGGACCCGCATCTGGCGCTGGCCCACCACACCACCGCCTGA
- a CDS encoding ArsR/SmtB family transcription factor — protein MSARMHLSPADDAHPRTPGEEQFALAAEVLALLGDRTRLTLLHALTGGEADVTTLTEACGAARPAVSQHLARLRLAGLVSTRKEGRRVVYALRDGHLRRLVDEALNVADHRLGDRPLHD, from the coding sequence ATGAGCGCACGCATGCACCTGTCACCTGCGGACGATGCGCACCCGCGCACACCCGGCGAGGAGCAGTTCGCGCTCGCTGCCGAGGTCCTCGCCCTGCTCGGTGACCGCACCCGTCTCACCCTGCTGCACGCCCTGACCGGCGGTGAGGCCGACGTCACCACCCTCACCGAGGCGTGCGGGGCCGCCCGGCCCGCGGTCAGCCAGCATCTGGCCCGGCTGCGGCTCGCGGGGCTGGTGAGCACCCGCAAGGAGGGGCGGCGGGTCGTGTACGCGCTGCGCGACGGGCACCTGCGCCGCCTGGTCGACGAGGCGCTGAACGTGGCCGACCACCGGCTCGGCGACCGGCCGCTCCACGACTGA